One Sodalinema gerasimenkoae IPPAS B-353 DNA segment encodes these proteins:
- a CDS encoding alanine--tRNA ligase-related protein — protein MFDLIDALAPKTLLNSSSSLTPSSPASLSQRREIDGSTQSIRDRFIHYYQDQGFQTLPRAPMLHPSIPMSFVMSAGLVQVELSLSRFPDYQGQQFVLVQDCFRHFDLDSIGRDESHLSLFEMPGAFVFGPNAKAATIRRMWTLATQQLGINPEQLWVSYFAGGDLEGNALPADEETYEAWRELGLAPERLVGLGVEDNYWQQSRGLGFTGDHPRKCGPNTELFYDLGARPDCDATCGPQCRCGRFLEFSNSLFIDSELEEDHHEIIPLENPFTETVIGTERVAVILQGVSSVFETADYRPLIGLIRQYRQARQLPEGMAEESERIIADHLKALWVLVGDGAPPPGKNGRERIVKLLIRRAIARLMVLEIEETAFFPVFLSSLVQQWQKRQGSREGQTALRESRVETLLKYIEAESVRFHKTVERGDDKLRQFIANWVEGLDNETSLEAQLINIEKNWGLPRPLIKLHLWKANIPFNRQKYQEALQTWKSQLR, from the coding sequence GTGTTTGACCTGATTGACGCATTGGCACCGAAAACCTTGTTAAATTCATCGTCCTCGTTAACCCCGAGTTCCCCTGCATCACTGTCTCAACGGAGGGAGATTGATGGCTCGACGCAAAGCATCCGCGATCGCTTTATTCACTATTATCAAGACCAGGGATTCCAAACGCTCCCCCGAGCGCCGATGTTGCACCCGTCGATTCCCATGTCATTCGTCATGAGTGCTGGATTGGTGCAAGTGGAACTGTCTCTGTCACGGTTTCCTGATTACCAGGGCCAGCAGTTTGTGCTGGTCCAAGACTGTTTTCGCCATTTTGACTTAGACAGTATTGGTCGGGATGAGAGTCATCTGAGCCTGTTTGAGATGCCGGGAGCCTTTGTTTTCGGTCCCAACGCCAAAGCCGCTACGATTCGCCGTATGTGGACGTTGGCGACGCAGCAGTTAGGGATTAATCCAGAGCAGTTGTGGGTGTCCTATTTCGCCGGAGGAGACCTCGAAGGCAATGCCTTACCTGCTGACGAGGAGACGTATGAGGCTTGGCGTGAGTTGGGACTGGCCCCAGAGCGATTAGTGGGGTTAGGGGTTGAGGACAACTATTGGCAACAAAGTCGGGGGTTAGGGTTTACCGGTGACCATCCTCGCAAATGTGGCCCCAATACGGAGTTGTTTTACGATTTGGGAGCGCGTCCTGATTGTGATGCCACGTGTGGGCCGCAATGTCGCTGTGGCCGGTTTCTGGAGTTTTCCAATTCCCTCTTTATTGATTCGGAACTGGAGGAAGACCATCATGAGATTATCCCCTTGGAGAATCCGTTTACAGAGACAGTGATTGGCACTGAGCGGGTGGCGGTGATTTTACAGGGAGTCTCGTCAGTGTTTGAGACGGCTGACTATCGTCCTCTGATTGGGTTGATTCGTCAGTATCGCCAGGCGCGACAGTTACCGGAGGGGATGGCTGAGGAAAGTGAACGGATTATTGCCGACCATCTCAAGGCCCTCTGGGTGCTGGTGGGGGACGGCGCACCGCCTCCGGGGAAAAATGGACGGGAACGGATTGTTAAGTTATTGATTCGGCGGGCGATCGCACGTTTGATGGTCTTAGAGATTGAGGAAACCGCCTTTTTCCCAGTTTTTCTCTCCTCGCTGGTTCAACAGTGGCAAAAACGTCAGGGGTCTCGGGAGGGTCAGACGGCGTTAAGGGAGTCTAGGGTTGAGACGTTATTGAAATATATTGAGGCGGAATCGGTGCGGTTTCACAAAACCGTTGAACGGGGCGATGACAAGCTTAGGCAGTTTATTGCCAATTGGGTTGAGGGATTGGATAATGAGACATCGTTGGAGGCGCAACTCATCAATATTGAGAAAAATTGGGGGTTGCCACGGCCTCTAATTAAACTGCATCTATGGAAGGCGAACATTCCCTTTAATCGCCAGAAGTATCAAGAAGCACTGCAAACTTGGAAATCTCAGTTACGCTAA
- a CDS encoding glycoside hydrolase family 10 protein has protein sequence MKDKDSIVRTHQVSRRSLSSSWGWVMGLVSLVLPSQAMAQEGSAWLQPCLEELQQQYSLVVPGGGLNHPVTRGEFTTLFNQIRIPSAAPTENLPRFTERQGTEFYTVDPHRHVSRWQLWESLTEELGYQAAGPAQATLRRHYRDARLVEDNRALEAIAAAAERGLVVNPSGSDWLYPYRLASRADVVASLCQVLALDQPQFMALVPSEFVAPIEVPELRGVWLTNVDSEVLFSSQNLREGFERLHRLNFNTVYPVVWNWGYTLYPSQVAEPVIGRAVDPEPGLQGRDMLAEAVEYGQELGLRVIPWFEFGFQAPSYSELARRNPEWLTQRADGTQTIMEGEHERVWLNPFHPEVQEFILDLVLEVVENYDVDGIQFDDHLGLPVEFGYDAYTVELYRREHDGNDPPEDFNDPDWVRWRADKITEFVGRTFEAVKAVKPDVVVSVSPNPQHFAYARYLQDWQRWQELGYIEELVLQVYRSDIEVFIGELNRPEVLAARREIPVGIAVLAGLRNRPTEMPLIEEKVRTIRNQGFAGMSFFFYQSLWDWSEESPVQREAGLAEFFREAIAAPDVMD, from the coding sequence ATGAAGGATAAGGATTCTATTGTTCGTACTCATCAAGTCAGCCGTCGTTCTCTGTCCTCCTCCTGGGGATGGGTGATGGGATTGGTGAGCCTTGTGTTGCCGAGTCAGGCTATGGCCCAAGAGGGTTCAGCCTGGCTACAACCCTGTTTAGAGGAACTGCAACAGCAGTATTCCCTGGTGGTTCCTGGTGGTGGCCTCAATCATCCTGTGACGCGGGGAGAGTTTACCACTCTCTTCAACCAGATTCGCATCCCGAGTGCCGCTCCTACTGAGAATCTGCCCCGCTTTACAGAACGCCAAGGGACAGAGTTCTACACCGTTGATCCCCATCGCCATGTCTCCCGTTGGCAACTCTGGGAGAGTTTAACAGAGGAACTCGGTTATCAGGCGGCTGGCCCCGCTCAGGCAACCCTCCGCCGCCATTATCGGGATGCGCGGCTGGTTGAGGATAACAGGGCCTTAGAGGCGATCGCAGCGGCGGCAGAACGGGGGTTAGTGGTGAATCCTTCGGGATCAGATTGGCTTTATCCCTATCGTTTAGCTAGCCGGGCCGATGTGGTCGCGAGTCTTTGTCAAGTGCTGGCGTTGGATCAGCCTCAATTTATGGCGTTAGTTCCCTCGGAGTTTGTGGCCCCGATTGAGGTTCCCGAGTTACGGGGAGTTTGGCTGACGAATGTGGACAGTGAGGTCTTGTTTTCCTCCCAGAATCTACGGGAGGGCTTTGAACGCTTGCATCGTCTTAATTTTAATACCGTGTATCCGGTGGTTTGGAATTGGGGCTATACCCTCTATCCCAGTCAAGTGGCTGAACCGGTGATTGGTCGCGCTGTGGACCCGGAACCGGGGTTGCAGGGGCGTGATATGTTGGCTGAGGCAGTCGAGTATGGTCAGGAGTTGGGGTTGCGGGTGATTCCCTGGTTTGAATTTGGTTTTCAGGCCCCGTCCTATTCTGAATTGGCGCGACGAAATCCAGAGTGGTTGACACAACGGGCTGACGGAACTCAGACGATTATGGAAGGGGAACATGAACGGGTTTGGTTGAATCCCTTTCACCCGGAGGTTCAGGAGTTTATTCTCGATTTGGTGTTAGAAGTCGTCGAGAATTACGATGTGGACGGGATTCAGTTTGACGACCATTTAGGGTTGCCGGTGGAGTTTGGTTATGATGCCTATACGGTGGAGTTGTATCGCCGTGAGCATGATGGAAATGACCCACCGGAAGACTTCAATGACCCGGACTGGGTGCGTTGGCGGGCGGACAAAATTACTGAGTTTGTGGGGCGAACCTTTGAGGCGGTGAAGGCGGTGAAGCCGGATGTGGTGGTCTCGGTATCCCCCAATCCGCAGCATTTTGCCTATGCGCGCTATTTACAGGATTGGCAGCGGTGGCAGGAGTTGGGCTATATCGAGGAGTTGGTGTTACAGGTCTATCGCAGTGATATTGAGGTGTTTATTGGTGAGTTGAACCGTCCTGAGGTGTTGGCGGCCCGTCGTGAAATTCCGGTGGGAATTGCGGTGTTGGCGGGGTTACGCAATCGTCCGACGGAAATGCCGTTAATTGAGGAGAAGGTTCGGACAATTCGTAATCAGGGGTTTGCGGGGATGTCGTTTTTCTTCTATCAGAGTCTCTGGGATTGGTCGGAGGAGTCTCCGGTGCAGCGTGAGGCGGGGTTGGCGGAGTTTTTCCGGGAGGCGATCGCGGCTCCAGATGTGATGGATTAG
- a CDS encoding adenylate/guanylate cyclase domain-containing protein: MTSPETARVLVVDDNEANRDLLRRRLKRQGYEAMIAEDGFQALELMAEHSFDLVLLDIMMPGMNGYQVLEKIKADPELRDIPVLVISALDDIESVVKCIELGAEDYLPKPFNPILLQARLGACLEKKRLRDQEKAYLEKLTTEQTKSEKLLLSILPKPIAERLKQNQKTIADSFDDVSVLFADIVGFTKLWSRISPTELVELLNEIFSGFDKLAEKNGLEKIKTIGDAYMVVGGLPIPREDHAEAIAQMALDMQHRMAQFNRGDHEPFSIRIGINTGPVVAGVIGTNKFIYDLWGDTVNTASRMESHGIANTIQVTETTYQRLKDCFEFERRGVIDVKGKGKMTTYLLLDRRRESP; this comes from the coding sequence ATGACATCGCCGGAAACTGCTAGAGTCTTAGTCGTTGATGATAATGAAGCTAACCGCGATTTACTTAGACGACGTTTGAAACGTCAAGGGTATGAGGCAATGATCGCCGAGGATGGCTTTCAGGCTCTGGAGTTGATGGCAGAACATTCCTTTGATTTGGTGTTGCTCGATATTATGATGCCGGGAATGAACGGCTATCAAGTCTTAGAAAAAATTAAGGCAGACCCGGAACTTCGAGATATTCCGGTTCTCGTTATTTCGGCACTGGATGATATTGAAAGTGTTGTAAAATGTATTGAATTAGGGGCAGAGGACTATTTACCAAAACCCTTTAACCCAATTTTACTTCAAGCCAGATTGGGGGCTTGCCTCGAAAAAAAGCGCTTAAGAGACCAGGAAAAGGCATATTTAGAAAAGCTGACGACTGAGCAAACGAAATCCGAAAAGCTTTTGTTAAGTATCTTGCCGAAGCCTATTGCGGAACGACTTAAACAAAACCAAAAAACTATTGCGGATAGCTTTGATGATGTGAGTGTTTTGTTTGCTGATATTGTCGGGTTTACGAAATTATGGTCACGAATATCACCAACAGAATTAGTAGAGTTACTGAATGAAATTTTTTCGGGATTTGATAAATTAGCCGAAAAAAATGGACTAGAAAAGATAAAAACGATTGGAGATGCTTATATGGTAGTGGGGGGATTGCCCATTCCTCGGGAGGATCATGCCGAGGCGATCGCCCAGATGGCCCTGGATATGCAGCACCGCATGGCTCAGTTTAATCGCGGCGACCATGAACCCTTTAGTATTCGTATTGGCATTAACACGGGCCCCGTTGTGGCGGGGGTGATTGGAACCAATAAATTTATTTATGACCTTTGGGGGGACACGGTTAATACGGCCAGCCGGATGGAGTCCCATGGAATTGCCAACACCATACAGGTGACCGAGACCACCTATCAACGGTTGAAAGATTGCTTTGAATTTGAGCGGCGAGGGGTGATTGATGTCAAAGGAAAAGGTAAGATGACGACATATTTACTTCTCGATCGCCGCCGTGAATCGCCATGA
- a CDS encoding ATP-binding protein, translated as MAIIDDSTYRFVTIFLETMIDDANSQRLTQLTQLGALAGCGFVAIAWLLDLWANPLPEGFWLLQRHLENPVLWLIDTIPVLSAVVAHRFGRQIARRDLEKQQQRQTLKNQSRALVDLARNQQFETGSVSATLKGIAQTAAGILNVARVSLWQFDGDRLLCLEVYRRYNDSHGKGTTLALSDLPNYTRALESDRCLAISDVRSDPRTQALADAYLTPHQIVAVLCAPVRLGPKMVGVVCCEQAQIPRRWTVEERTFVASIGDFVALALQTGDRTSAEVARWESEERFRWLSEATFEGIIIHADDAILDTNQALGTLFGYSDTELLAMNPLQLFAPDCRAAARDPLRSGSEKTCELTGLRRDGSLFSVEIQGRSLPYYGNKVRVTAVRDISERKAAEVALRQSEARYRAISELASDYIYAAEVGEDGILLVQWATQAFEQITGYTMEEIQDLGGWSGVIHPEDQTQARRFGTDDPRDWDGMREYRIVTKQGQTRWLRDYARPDGESRDGRPRRLLGAVKDITLAKQAEAELYRAKEAAEAANRSKSAFLANMSHELRTPLNAIIGYSEILQEEAEDDGNEDAVQDVQKIRTAGNYLLTLINDILDISKIEAGKMQLYLESFDIAALMEEVCITVEPLIAKNQNHLTIEADVELGEMQADLTKVRQVLLNLLSNAAKFTKGGTITVEVRRGLETIRFRVVDSGIGMSEEQVRQLFEPFTQGDASTTRQYGGTGLGLTISRRYCQMMGGEITVESEVGHGSTFTVELPLMVNRLEIALKSSGSLD; from the coding sequence TTGGCTATTATTGATGATTCAACCTATCGCTTCGTCACCATTTTTCTTGAAACTATGATTGATGATGCCAATTCTCAACGCTTGACCCAGCTAACTCAACTCGGGGCCCTTGCCGGTTGTGGGTTTGTGGCCATTGCTTGGCTGTTGGATCTTTGGGCTAATCCTTTGCCGGAGGGGTTCTGGTTGCTGCAACGTCATCTGGAGAACCCGGTGTTGTGGCTGATTGATACGATTCCTGTTCTCAGTGCTGTGGTTGCCCATCGCTTTGGGCGACAAATTGCTCGGCGGGATTTGGAAAAACAGCAACAACGGCAAACCCTGAAAAATCAAAGCCGTGCTTTAGTAGATTTGGCCCGCAATCAACAATTTGAAACCGGTAGTGTCTCGGCCACCTTAAAGGGAATTGCTCAAACCGCTGCCGGGATTCTCAATGTGGCCCGAGTCAGTCTCTGGCAGTTTGATGGCGATCGCCTGCTGTGTTTAGAGGTGTACCGCCGCTATAACGACAGTCATGGGAAAGGGACGACTCTGGCCCTGAGTGACCTGCCTAACTATACCCGTGCTTTAGAGAGCGATCGCTGTCTGGCAATCTCCGACGTGCGATCGGACCCCCGAACTCAGGCCCTAGCGGATGCTTACTTGACGCCGCATCAGATTGTAGCCGTGCTCTGTGCCCCGGTGCGTCTGGGCCCAAAAATGGTGGGAGTGGTCTGTTGTGAACAGGCGCAAATTCCCCGACGTTGGACGGTTGAGGAGCGGACTTTTGTGGCCTCGATTGGGGATTTTGTGGCTCTGGCTCTGCAAACGGGCGATCGCACTTCCGCAGAAGTGGCCCGCTGGGAAAGTGAAGAACGGTTCCGCTGGCTCTCGGAAGCGACCTTTGAGGGCATTATCATTCATGCCGATGATGCCATTCTCGACACGAACCAGGCCCTAGGAACCCTATTTGGCTATTCCGACACGGAACTACTGGCCATGAACCCTCTACAACTGTTCGCCCCGGACTGTCGTGCAGCGGCCCGAGATCCCCTGCGTTCAGGCTCTGAGAAAACCTGTGAGTTAACGGGCCTACGGCGGGATGGGAGTCTCTTTTCCGTCGAAATTCAAGGCCGTTCCCTGCCCTACTATGGCAACAAAGTGCGAGTGACGGCGGTACGAGATATTAGTGAGCGTAAGGCCGCAGAAGTCGCCCTACGCCAAAGTGAAGCTCGCTATCGTGCCATTTCCGAACTGGCCTCAGACTATATCTATGCCGCTGAGGTGGGTGAGGATGGGATTCTCTTGGTGCAATGGGCGACTCAAGCCTTTGAGCAAATTACCGGCTATACCATGGAGGAAATCCAGGACTTGGGGGGATGGTCTGGAGTGATTCATCCCGAAGACCAAACCCAGGCCCGTCGCTTTGGTACCGATGACCCCCGAGATTGGGATGGGATGCGGGAATATCGCATTGTGACCAAACAGGGTCAAACCCGCTGGCTGCGAGACTATGCTCGCCCGGATGGAGAGAGCCGCGATGGCCGGCCCCGACGGTTACTCGGAGCGGTGAAGGATATTACCCTGGCGAAACAGGCCGAGGCCGAACTGTATCGAGCCAAGGAAGCAGCGGAAGCGGCCAATCGCTCTAAAAGTGCCTTTTTGGCCAATATGAGTCATGAATTGCGCACACCCCTCAATGCCATTATTGGCTACAGCGAAATCTTGCAGGAAGAGGCCGAGGACGATGGGAATGAGGATGCGGTTCAAGATGTGCAGAAAATTCGCACGGCGGGGAATTATCTGTTGACTCTGATTAACGATATTCTCGATATCTCTAAGATTGAGGCGGGAAAAATGCAGCTTTATCTGGAATCCTTTGATATCGCTGCCTTGATGGAGGAAGTCTGTATCACCGTTGAACCCTTAATCGCGAAAAATCAGAATCATTTGACCATTGAGGCCGATGTGGAGTTGGGCGAGATGCAGGCGGATTTAACCAAGGTTCGACAAGTCTTGTTGAATTTGCTCAGTAATGCGGCCAAGTTTACTAAAGGGGGGACGATTACCGTTGAGGTTCGCCGAGGGCTGGAGACGATTCGCTTTCGGGTGGTTGATAGTGGCATTGGGATGAGTGAGGAACAAGTTCGCCAATTGTTTGAACCCTTTACTCAGGGGGATGCCTCAACGACGCGCCAGTATGGAGGGACGGGGTTGGGATTAACGATTAGTCGCCGCTACTGCCAGATGATGGGTGGGGAGATTACAGTAGAGAGTGAGGTGGGGCATGGTTCCACGTTTACAGTGGAGTTACCCCTGATGGTCAACCGTTTGGAGATCGCGCTGAAGTCCTCAGGCTCCCTGGATTGA
- a CDS encoding response regulator, which produces MAKILLVEDNEMNRDMLSRRLRRKGYDVVVATDGAEGVELSLAETPDLILMDMGLPVMDGWEASHAIKGEPKTGHIPIIALTAHAIAGDREKCLAAGCDDYDTKPVEFPRLLAKIQTLLS; this is translated from the coding sequence ATGGCTAAAATTTTACTGGTTGAAGATAACGAAATGAACCGAGACATGCTCTCCCGTCGCTTGAGGCGGAAGGGCTATGACGTGGTTGTGGCGACGGATGGAGCCGAAGGAGTCGAGCTGTCCCTGGCGGAAACGCCAGACTTGATTCTCATGGATATGGGGCTACCGGTAATGGATGGTTGGGAAGCCAGCCACGCCATTAAAGGGGAGCCAAAAACAGGTCATATCCCTATTATTGCTCTGACGGCCCATGCCATCGCTGGCGATCGCGAAAAATGTCTCGCTGCTGGCTGTGACGACTATGATACGAAGCCCGTCGAGTTTCCCCGTCTACTGGCTAAAATTCAAACCCTCTTATCGTGA
- a CDS encoding response regulator yields MNSIVTFYGKGEQIDVLNGEARMLFGYASKALQGQPLSRLFPDWGQGPLPQRGRRADGTVFPCQLEVLEGEVISVLTCQPLETDLGSTDELMLLEQFVADAPTAIAMFDRQMNYLRVTRRWRSEFQLQNQDLKGRSYYQVFPPFGQDPEAIGRWQRRQQSCLSGNIETGDDEPMHHREGSLEWYRWEMRPWKTKADEIGGVLLWMGNITHTKTVRDELYEAKEAAEAANRSKSTFLANMSHELRTPLNAIIGYSEMLSEEAQDDGYEEIASDLEKIRGAGKHLLSLINDILDISKIEAGRMDLYIEAFDLNTLMLEIEATTTPLIEEKENSFILKGDPNLGNMYADLTKVRQVLFNLISNAAKFTQQGEITFAIRREVRNERPWITFEVSDTGIGMTSDQLDNIFTAFSQADASTTRKYGGTGLGLAIARHFCQMMGGDLQATSEPEVGSSFTVHLPAEPIDILDEPLDDGTSQGISSESTGVILVIDDDPDTLDLISRRLTKDGFYVQTATNGEVGLAKARQLHPDAIILDILMEGMSGWNVLSELKADPTLVDIPTIVATILDDRNIGFTLGASDYLVKPVDNQQLTRLLAKYQGKLDGQASPQRRRILVVEDDDMSREMMRRTLEKFGCNVVEANNGRAALDAVAAEVPHLVLLDLMMPEMDGFGFLAEFRDNPQWRSVPVVVVTAMELNASDRQRLDGCVVQILEKGTATREELLYEVRERLFASLNLSPTESSGKWENE; encoded by the coding sequence ATGAACAGCATTGTGACGTTTTATGGAAAGGGAGAACAGATTGATGTTCTCAATGGTGAGGCCCGGATGCTGTTTGGTTATGCCAGCAAGGCGTTACAGGGTCAACCGTTGAGCCGATTATTCCCGGATTGGGGTCAGGGACCTTTACCTCAACGGGGACGACGAGCCGATGGTACGGTGTTTCCTTGTCAGCTTGAGGTACTAGAGGGAGAGGTGATCTCGGTGCTCACTTGTCAGCCGTTGGAGACTGATCTCGGTTCGACGGATGAACTGATGCTGTTAGAGCAGTTTGTGGCGGATGCACCGACGGCGATCGCCATGTTCGATCGCCAGATGAACTATCTACGGGTGACGCGGCGTTGGCGCAGTGAGTTTCAGTTACAGAATCAGGATCTTAAGGGGCGATCGTACTATCAGGTGTTTCCTCCCTTTGGGCAAGATCCTGAGGCCATCGGCCGTTGGCAGCGTCGGCAACAATCCTGTTTGTCGGGCAATATCGAAACGGGGGATGATGAGCCGATGCATCATCGTGAGGGCAGTTTGGAATGGTATCGCTGGGAAATGCGACCCTGGAAGACTAAGGCGGATGAGATTGGCGGGGTGCTGCTGTGGATGGGGAATATCACTCATACGAAAACAGTCCGGGATGAACTCTACGAGGCGAAAGAAGCGGCGGAGGCGGCCAATCGCTCTAAAAGTACGTTTTTGGCCAATATGAGTCATGAGTTGCGCACGCCTCTCAATGCCATTATTGGTTATAGTGAAATGCTCAGTGAGGAGGCTCAGGACGATGGCTATGAGGAGATTGCCTCGGATTTAGAGAAAATTCGCGGGGCAGGCAAACATCTACTGTCGCTTATTAACGATATTTTGGATATTTCCAAGATTGAGGCGGGGCGCATGGATTTGTATATTGAAGCCTTTGACCTCAATACGTTGATGTTGGAAATTGAGGCAACCACAACTCCCTTGATTGAAGAAAAAGAGAATAGTTTTATTCTTAAGGGTGATCCAAATCTCGGAAATATGTATGCGGATTTAACGAAAGTCCGTCAAGTTTTATTTAACTTAATTAGCAACGCGGCTAAGTTTACACAACAGGGAGAAATTACCTTTGCGATCCGGCGGGAGGTGCGAAATGAGCGCCCCTGGATTACCTTTGAGGTCAGTGATACGGGGATTGGCATGACCTCTGACCAGTTGGATAATATCTTTACGGCGTTTAGTCAGGCCGATGCTTCGACGACGCGTAAGTATGGGGGAACGGGTTTAGGATTGGCGATCGCCCGCCATTTTTGTCAGATGATGGGAGGGGATTTACAGGCCACCAGTGAACCGGAGGTGGGGTCGAGTTTTACGGTGCATCTCCCCGCTGAGCCGATTGATATTCTCGATGAGCCTCTTGATGATGGGACGAGTCAGGGGATCTCCTCTGAATCCACTGGGGTTATCTTGGTCATCGATGATGATCCCGATACTTTGGATTTAATTTCACGGCGCTTGACAAAAGATGGATTTTATGTTCAGACCGCAACCAATGGGGAAGTGGGGTTAGCCAAAGCTCGTCAGCTCCATCCCGATGCCATTATTCTGGATATTCTCATGGAGGGGATGAGTGGTTGGAATGTGTTGTCGGAACTGAAAGCCGATCCGACCTTGGTGGATATTCCCACAATTGTGGCGACGATTCTGGATGACCGAAACATTGGTTTTACCTTGGGGGCTTCGGACTATCTGGTGAAACCCGTTGATAATCAGCAACTCACACGACTGCTGGCAAAATATCAAGGGAAGTTGGATGGGCAGGCCTCGCCGCAGCGTCGTCGAATTTTAGTGGTTGAAGATGATGATATGAGCCGGGAAATGATGCGGCGAACCTTGGAGAAGTTTGGCTGTAATGTCGTGGAGGCAAATAACGGACGGGCGGCGTTAGATGCGGTGGCGGCTGAGGTTCCTCATCTGGTATTACTGGATCTGATGATGCCAGAAATGGATGGGTTTGGCTTCTTGGCTGAGTTCCGCGATAATCCTCAATGGCGCTCTGTCCCGGTGGTGGTGGTGACGGCGATGGAGTTGAACGCGAGCGATCGCCAACGTCTCGATGGCTGTGTGGTGCAAATTCTCGAAAAAGGAACCGCCACCCGCGAGGAACTGCTTTATGAAGTTCGGGAACGATTATTTGCCAGTCTCAACTTGTCGCCGACAGAATCTTCAGGAAAATGGGAGAATGAATAA
- a CDS encoding sigma-70 family RNA polymerase sigma factor, giving the protein MTHSISLSWSAVEATIPQTPVVPPAQLSNLELVRRCQLGARPDRAAFAELLRRYQSYVDKVLYHLAPDWQDRSDLAQEVWIRVYRNVRRLQDPVKFKGWLSRITTNLFYDELRKRKRVRPPLSLDATFRTDDGEREWEIAADDPGPDDALATDEFYNKLRLAIADLPEAFRTTIVLREIEGMAYEEIAEITGVSLGTVKSRIARARHRLQAELQTYIDS; this is encoded by the coding sequence ATGACACATTCTATTTCATTATCCTGGTCTGCGGTTGAGGCGACCATTCCCCAAACGCCCGTGGTTCCTCCGGCTCAGCTTTCTAATTTAGAGTTAGTTCGTCGTTGCCAACTTGGCGCACGCCCGGATCGGGCCGCTTTCGCCGAGTTACTGCGTCGGTATCAGTCTTATGTAGACAAGGTCCTGTACCATCTGGCCCCCGATTGGCAAGATCGCTCAGACTTAGCGCAAGAAGTCTGGATTCGCGTTTATCGCAATGTGCGGCGACTCCAAGATCCGGTTAAATTTAAAGGCTGGCTTAGCCGCATTACGACCAACTTGTTTTACGACGAACTGCGTAAACGCAAGCGGGTTCGCCCCCCCCTCTCTCTCGATGCTACCTTCAGAACCGATGATGGTGAACGAGAATGGGAAATTGCCGCTGATGACCCCGGCCCCGATGATGCACTCGCCACCGATGAGTTTTATAATAAGCTCAGACTGGCGATCGCCGACCTCCCCGAAGCCTTCCGCACCACCATTGTGCTGCGCGAGATTGAGGGCATGGCCTACGAAGAAATTGCCGAAATTACCGGCGTTTCCCTCGGAACCGTGAAATCCCGAATTGCTCGGGCCCGTCACCGTCTACAAGCCGAATTACAAACCTACATCGATAGTTAA
- a CDS encoding anti-sigma factor family protein, producing MTLNDFDDQLRNFSSSHDAEREEDLFVLLSCYLDGEVTPQERKQAEHLLACDPQAQQIYEQLSHISSGVQLMPVPESPVSAAETTAKVFARMRQQRQKRLAWGGSAIAALFVAVVSGLQPQLGIGNRQFARTPAPISEEFGASTPSDPTPTSDQQLSRDDITSRALFVE from the coding sequence ATGACTCTCAACGATTTCGACGACCAACTTAGAAACTTTAGCTCATCCCACGACGCAGAACGGGAAGAGGACTTATTTGTTTTACTCAGCTGCTACCTAGACGGGGAAGTGACACCGCAGGAACGCAAACAGGCAGAGCATTTACTGGCCTGTGATCCTCAAGCTCAGCAGATTTACGAGCAGTTATCCCACATTAGTTCCGGGGTGCAACTGATGCCGGTTCCCGAAAGCCCAGTCTCGGCCGCAGAAACCACCGCCAAGGTCTTTGCTCGAATGCGCCAGCAGCGACAAAAACGCCTGGCTTGGGGAGGAAGTGCGATCGCGGCCCTCTTCGTGGCAGTCGTCTCAGGCCTCCAACCCCAACTCGGCATCGGGAATCGCCAATTCGCCCGAACCCCCGCACCCATCAGCGAAGAGTTCGGCGCATCGACCCCCTCAGATCCCACCCCGACTTCAGATCAACAACTGAGTCGAGATGACATTACCTCACGGGCGTTATTTGTTGAGTAA